The DNA window TAGCAACGGCATGGAAATCCTTTTTTTAGTGGTTTTTGTGGATCATCGGAGTCTGGAACCACTATGTAAAAATGGCTTTCTCCAGATAAGATTGCCGCATAGACCATTTTTTTGATCACAGCTCTAAAGTTATTATCAAATAATATTGAAAGTCCATCACCAACTTTGTGCTCAATGTCTCTGGAAGATGCAAAACCCGCGTAAATTTCGGCTACTTGGTGGGCAAGTCTTAATTGGTCTTGATGTGGTGTGTATTCGCTTACTGGAAATAGTTTAGTTTCTTTGTTTTTTTTGAAAAATTTCATTCCAAACATTTTTGATTCCTTTAGTGAAAAATAGATGCAGCGTTGAGAAATGCCGGGATGTAAGTCAAATCTTTTTGCATAACAAAATTTGTAACTTCGCTGTCTTCTGCACTAGATTCATCATAGTAATATTCAGTTTCGTTGAACTCTGAAATTACATCATTTGTTTCGGGTATGTTTACTACACTAAGATTAGCCGGTATCAAATAATCCGAGAGTGAATACAAATTTCGTTTTTTTGCAAGCAAAGTGCCTCTACCAAAACGAGAAAATACATATTTGAGTTCTTCTCTAGCAGCCGGAAGAACAAAAGTGCCCTTGAAATTGTTAATTTCAGCTTGATAATCAGCTTTTGATAGTAACACTTTGCTGCATGCGTTTGTAACAATTACAACTGGAAGATGCGAAATTCTTCCAACAAGAATTTCTAAAAAACAAATTCTATTTCCTTTGATATGTATTCCTGTGTAGTAGCTGCCATTAGCTCTGGAAATAATGTCGGGTCCACAAACATTAAATTTTTTGATTAATCTTGCAGTGCCAAAATCAAACTCTTCTCCCAAAACTTCAATTCTAAAACCAATATCATTTCCATGATATGCAAGTTTTTGTTTTTCAAGCCAAGCTTCAACATCTCCACCGTTCAAAAATGGGTTATCGCGATAAGTACTTTTGATAATACAAACAGCAGGATTGTCTTGATTTGCCAAATATCTTTTGTATAGCCAATGTGATTTGGGTACTGGATTGCTTGACATATAGATTCTGCCTCCTTGTTCTCTCATTGTAGGGATAAGCATTTCTATGTCATCGGAGCTAAACTGATTGGCTTCTTCTAGCCACAAGTCTTTGAAATGAGCATAAGATTTCAAATCTCTTGTGTCGTGTCCTCCTTCGAAAACAAAGGCTCGTTTTTTCCCAAAAATCAAACTTTTACTCTCAATTTTTGCTTTGCTTATATTGAAAAATTTTCTTAGGTTGTATCTACTCAAAAGTTCTAAAATTTCTTTGTGTATTGATTGTGTTGTTTTGTTTTTCTTTTTTCTGATTGCAAGTGTATCTCCTCCATCAGCACTAAATTTTCTTTCTAAATTAACGGTTGCAATATCATAAGTTTTACCAGTTCCTCTACTGGAGTAGTATATGAAAATTTCAGCATTAGGTTTTTCTTTGTAAGCATTAACGTATATTGGGAGTCGCCTTAGTCTCATAGCTC is part of the Borreliella garinii genome and encodes:
- a CDS encoding PBSX family phage terminase large subunit; translation: MRLRRLPIYVNAYKEKPNAEIFIYYSSRGTGKTYDIATVNLERKFSADGGDTLAIRKKKNKTTQSIHKEILELLSRYNLRKFFNISKAKIESKSLIFGKKRAFVFEGGHDTRDLKSYAHFKDLWLEEANQFSSDDIEMLIPTMREQGGRIYMSSNPVPKSHWLYKRYLANQDNPAVCIIKSTYRDNPFLNGGDVEAWLEKQKLAYHGNDIGFRIEVLGEEFDFGTARLIKKFNVCGPDIISRANGSYYTGIHIKGNRICFLEILVGRISHLPVVIVTNACSKVLLSKADYQAEINNFKGTFVLPAAREELKYVFSRFGRGTLLAKKRNLYSLSDYLIPANLSVVNIPETNDVISEFNETEYYYDESSAEDSEVTNFVMQKDLTYIPAFLNAASIFH